GTAGAAGCAGCTGACATGGATAacaaatgccccccccccccccaccctacATTCAGCTCATATTTGTTGTGTAGGAGTCCTTATTTTAGTAAACAAGAATAACCATTAGCTTAGCAGCTGAGGTCCCAGACTTTATTGCTGTGCacagctttctttttttatggaaCACACTTTTTATTTACTAATTATACTCCTGTGATTTATGACAGCCTCTCTAGGAGACCCAGTGAGTGCTTAAAggtgtcctgtctctctgtccctccctgcTGTTCCCTGCTTCAGGTTCCACCGGCCATAGCAAGGTTTCTTCTGTGAAGAAAATGCTGGACATCAAAGGAAGCCCCTCAGGAGGATCTTTCCTGTGCTCGCGCCTAGTTCCTGGTCCCTGGTTCTGTGCTCACACCTGGTTCCTGGTCCAAGGTGGGCCTGCTCTTCTGGGCATTTGTGAACCTTGGAGGCTATGTCTCTATGTCTCTGGAGCTCAAGCCTGGAGTAACGAGGTTTTGCGCATCTTTGAAACTCTGCTCAGCCAAGCTACACTTCTCGATAAATTTGTGTACCTGattttattgattatttttgGGGGGAGTTTTCGCTTCAGGAGAAGCGTAATGAAGGATGGAACACAAGCAACCCAGGCTGTATTTTAACagactctttttaaaatgtttgcttttcgATGCCAATAGTGGGGATATGAGGGGTGTTGtatgggggggagggggggtgttgCATGTGACTAACTCAAAGTGCTTTTCCCTCACCAGTGCTGGTACTGTGGTCACACCACAATGAGCTTGTGGACTCCCACTAAAACTTGATTTTCATATCGGCTGTATAAATGTCAGTCTGAGAAACAGGAATTCATGTCTTACCTTTGTAAGTGCTATTTATTGTCTGCACAATACAagttttgcatttttaagaaACAAACGTGTGTTTTTTGATGGATGGATGCGCGGGTGGGTACATATTTGGGTGGATGCATTATGAGCATGACTACTGAGTGGAACGTGAAATGGTGCACGTTTAGATCACAAGACTActtgttaattttgttaatcCGGGACATTCCCGGCCCAAGTTTCACAAAGCATCACAGTGTCGTGAAGCACGTTCAGAGAAACACTTGCTCTGTTGCATCCTAGTCATCTCCAGTCTAACTTTGTGGGGTGCTCTGTCCAATGTGGTTTGTCCAGGAGATGATTGGTGTTCCCAAAGCTcgacacatataatatatatatatatatatatatatatatatatatatatatatatatatatatatatatatatatatatatatatatatatatatatatatatatatatatataatgcacacAGTTATGAGCAAAATAatagtgtgtttaaaacaactgagaaaaagatcaatcataatcataaaagcatttatttccatatacacaaaggcactgggagcatgGCACATTcaattataaatgaaaacatgaacgaaataaaaatttaaactgaaaatgaagagaaaagaaTAACGGGCTGTTCagaaaaatagcagtgtcttcattttcatttacaaactcgaatatttacagtataaactgaaagttgctTTagatctgtgtggcatggagtcaactaacatctgacacctgcaaacagatattccagcccaaacTGACtagactacattccacagttcttctgaatttttgggttttgcatcaaaaacagcattttttttttgtcactccacaaattctcaatgggattgaggtctggggattgggccagcaacttcataacatcaatcttgttggtctggagcCAGAatgttgcccgcttgctggtgtgtttggggtcattgtcctgctgaaacacccatttcaaggtcatttcttcttcagtataaggcaacatgacctcttccactattttcatatattcaaactagtccatggtgcctggtatgcgataaacgggtccgactccaaagtatgagaaacatccccaaaccattatgcttgcacctccatgttttacagtcttcacagtgtactgtggcttgaattctgcatttatgggtcatctcacaaaccgtctgtggcctttagacccaataagaacaatcttgctctcatctgtccatagaatgctccaccacttctctttaggccagtcagtgtgttctttggtaaactgtaaccttttcaacacgtcttttgttcagcaatggtactttacgacGGTTTCTTgtaaatagtttggcttcacgtaggcgtcttctgattgttgcagtactcacaggtaactgaagatctttgatttccctggagctgatcattggatgcttctttgccatttttgttgttCTATGATCTATGCGGATGGTAGTATTTATTTTCCTACCacgtgggttttgtttgccattttaaagcatttgagatcattttagctgagcagccaattatgttttgcacttctttatatgttttcccctctccaatcaacttcttaaTCAAAGTTCTCTCTCCTTCGGTGCAAcgtctggaacgacccattgTACTCGCTGAGCAAGGGCTACAACCAGAAGGTGCAACATTTGCTgctcccttctttctcttctttcatagaatgaatgacctcgcTAATTCAACTCCACAcggctattaatttgaacacgcccaattacacccaattagcagcgtgcatgtcatgactgttgattctgtcggctgcccattactcggctacacctagtcatgaattttttcccatgtcgtattatcttttctgccaaaatcagtaattaaatacattagtgatgttaaactgctattattttgcatataactctctctctctccctctctctctctctccctctctctctctcactaataataacaataacaataaatggTGTGCAGTTacaatataacagtagtatttgTAGCTacaggaaaatatatatttagaataaaCATATATAGACATATTTGTGCTATGTAATGATTAACAAGTGCAGGAGAAAGTGGAAGAAGGATGAGGAGGGGGTGCTGATCAGTGTGAGGTCAGACTGTCCTCGGGTATTGTGTTATATAAAAGAGACTAAAGATGTAGAGATGGGAAAAACTGCAAATCAGCAAAGCACACAGTGTCTGCACAGCTCAGACAGCTTTTCAGTCCTGATATATATAATCAGCAGCAATGCTGAAGTGTTCtgttatttctgtatttcttgTGTAATTCATGGCAATTTGCAATTTTTGTAAgccggacagaggtccttcgtCAGCTTTGCGTGGAATGTGCCTATATCTCAAAGCCTCCACTCAGACACCCTTGGAGTTAATCTTccatattctctctttcttcttttagtCCATGCAATTTTGTTTCAAGTTTTTCATATTCCTTACTTTGGATGCATTTCCATCACCTAGAACTGCCACATTTATACTGCTGCGGTCTTCTGTATCCCACTCTCGCAGTCCGATGACATGCAGGGcatacgtgtttgtgtttggtctTATTCTTCCCATTCATCTGTTTCTTGGGGACTTGCCTTATCTTATGGACGAACCTGCAAGAGGGAAACGTTCTGCCTCATGGTACCCGTGTGACTGGAATATCCCCAGGTATGTGTAGCTGACCTCTACCCCGTTACACGGCCTTGTAGAAGATCAATTCCTTAACATATATCCAGAACATTTTTTCCAAAAACTATTGTTGATGATGCGGTCCTTCAAATCATACGCTGTCATTTTTAAGGTGTCCTGCTTGAAGCACATGTTAAACTGTTACATCATGTTATCACTGAGCTGAGAGCTGAGACAAAACCCAAAATGGCAACGTAACTGCAtcagaaagagaagcaagaGTGGGTTCTGCTGTCTCCATGTCACACTCAGTTATtcatcatatatttatttatcatcgTTTATTTCACAGGAGAAGCTATTGTTCTTCTTCATAAACCTGAGAGAAgcacaataacaataaattatgTATCGTCAGTGAAGTATATGTCGTATATCGCACAAACATTACTTCTTTGGccctacccccacccctggcctcacacgtgtgcacacacacagaaatgaactcGTACATACACGTGgacattttgcaaatgtaaaacCTGATTCTCCTCTATACTATTCTGTATCTTCATTGTGTCTCTCGTAATGTACACGGCCCACAAGCACTACGTGTAGAAGGCCGCTGACTGTTAAAGGCTCTTCCCAGTGTGATCCACTGCTGTCTGTCATAAAACTGCCCCACGGTCATTACATAACTGCCCTGCCACCTCGTTTCCTCACCATTTGCTTTATCATGCCTCCCTTGGATGCCCGAGACttgttaaactgatctacagcATGCTGATGCCCTGCTGGTGCTGATGCTGACCACTTCTGATTCATGTaccagggtttgtttgtttgtttgtaaatataaacagGGCTAAAAGGTCCTCTTCTTCCCGACATCTTTTAAactgctgtgtgcatgcaggacCAGCCTAGTTTCctttaaatgtctttatttgtcATTTGATGTGAAAGCAAATGATGCAAGATTAGACCCACATCCATTATCTTAGAACGCAGCAACATATTTTAGGGTATGTGTCTGAGTCAGCAATTCTCACAGCTCCACATAAACTATTTTGTAGCTATGTACTCACAAAATATGTAGCTACATAAACATGCCATAGGTATTTTTGCTATATAGCTACTGTAGAATACATCAATTCTCAAGACTAATTTGCAAACCCAAGAATACTGATGCTATGTACAACAGAATACCACAGAGGGGCTACTTTCTGACTGCTCAAAGTGCTTTTAACCTTTTGATTACAGGGCCAGATACTTCCATATAATCCAGAgtgattaatattaatgaagGCATTTAAAGATCATGCATAAATAATAGGGTTGGGTATAGCTCCACCCCTTTATGCTTCTAAACCTGGGTCAGCCTTTTAAATGGAGTCATGAATGTCTTTACTGACCCAGTAACACATCTCAGCTGTTCATCCTTTATTTTCTTGCCATTTTGTTCACCCAGTGTAAGTGTGCTCTGATTGAAGGTCCTGCCATCCTCTCCTTTTGAAACCCCATCTTTCTGAGTCTATGCTTGTGGAACTCCTTGACCCAGGCTGAAGTTACTCCCCGACAGCACATCGTTCAGGACAGTTTGGGATTTGCATGGTGAAGGAGCAGCACTCGAAGAGTCATGACTCCTCCAGGTGAGACAATGTCTGGAAGCCAGCAAAGTCACTGGAAATCAAGCTAAGCACTAGATGTGTCAGAAAGCACGGTGTGAAAGGCTTAGGAAAAACCAAAGACTAGCAGGCACATGTAGACTGGGTTTAAGACTGGGTTACCCTGCGATCTCAATAAGTAACCAGCAGCACAGTAGAATTTTCACAGGGAATGGAAATTCACATGGAAAATCTGCATTAAATATGAGCAGtcaaatgttcttttttattgttttgtgtatcATTTATTCTTGTAGAATGAATGCAATATTtgcatttctttgtgtttatgaaAAGAACTTTCAGAATCTGCCATGTTTGGCACCCTCTCATGTAAGTAATTTAATTAGACTGAAAACAAGCAGGTTTCTTCTTTAATTTGTACGAATGTGACCACAGGTAATGTAGGGGCGGAACAGTTGAGAAGCTCCTTCAGAACCAGAGAGAAAAGGTACAGTTCATTTTAAGGGTCCTTCtgttttgctaaaaaaaaaaatccttaccTTCCTCACCCTACCCAGCAGCGCCATCTTGAGGTGAAGAAGAAAACCACACATCCAGCAATGCATTTGAGAGAAATACTGTTACAAATCCAGGCAGTCTGGGTCTCAACCAGGTTAGTCATTTGAAGCGTAGCAGATTGGACAACACTTGGGCTATATTTGAGGTGATTACTACTTATTACAGTAAAGCACAATAATCCACAAATTTATGAATAATTACATACAGCAAGATATATTTTGTCTGCCTTTTTGGTCGATGTGTGCAAGAAAAATCTAACTTTTTCTTGTAAAGCCAGCAGAGAATATACTCCATTTCACAAGACGTGCCGGGGCAGCTAACCTGAAACAGACACATGGATGAATGCCTGCCTCCAATTCCACTGTGCCACAGGCTGCCAGAGGGGTGATGGGAGCCTCTGGCACAGGGCCAGAATCTCTGGGCCGTAAGGAAAGCAGAAATACTGAAGGTGAGAATCTTAACTTGTTAATCACAGATAAGCTGTGTATGGCAGTGAAGTGATGTTTTTCTTATCAAGGAAAGTGGGAGAGTTTTTGATTTGAAATCAGATCTTGCCCAATCAGGTTCTATGAGGCAGATAGGCATGCTGGGACACTCAGGATTACATTTCTAGGTGTAATTCACCGAAGGGGGAGCAGTGTCTCTGGGCTTTCAGAAAATTGGGTCAAGAGACAGACGAGTGAAAACTGCAGAATGTTTTCAGAACTCAGGGAGGATTAATTCTGTCCTAGAGATATGACATAGTACAGCAGATCAACCAACCAGCCAGGCAGAAGGCATGATTGCTCCttagtgggggtggggggttacaTATGAAGATAAAGTTATTTAGatataaaacatgaacaatttttaaaaagtatccTCTCTCCTGAATCAGTTTATGTTTTCTAAATTATGTGAAGCAAGTCAGATTAAGCCATGGTctagtttaaaaacaaaaacctaaccTTTAACCCCAAccataaatgaaagaaagaataaagcaTCCATAAAGTAAATTGGTTAtagattatattaaaaaagggaaagacTGTTGGATGGTTAAGTTATGAACTAggattttattcattttttacagaaatgtttttcttcctgAAGGAGTTAATATTTGTTGACGCTGTTGTTGCTCACAGCACCCCCTTGTGATGGTTTAGGTGAAGTGCACCATGCTTGCCTCACATTCTTTGGGCACAATGAGCTTGTAGGTGTGGCAGGCTAGTTTGTAATTGTGTCCATCGTTATTGTCCCAAAATTCCTCTCCAAGAACCTGGAAGCAGATGGCGAACTGCAGGGTGACGTTGGGTTGGAGGATGAATGGGGGCACGGGCAAACGAAAACGAAAAACATCCGATTCCGGCTCAGCTCCGTCCCTGTGCACGGTGGACACCCAGCTGGCTTTGGAATCGCTGGCGCTCTTCCAGTCTGTGAACGAGTAATGCACCGTGACCTGCTTCTCGAAGGCCTGGTTCAGCACCTGGACTGTGCCAGCGATGCCCAGCTCCGAGCAGTGGATGGTCTCGAGACACACGCGCTGACGGCACAGTCGCCGCAGGAAGCCGGGCGCGCCTGCCATGTTCCCCGGGAAGGACGGCTGGAAGTAAGGCAAGGTCAGCTCTAGGCTCTTCCCAGTGGCGAGCTCCGAGCTAGCCAGGAGCCTGCTCATGACGTGAACCGGGACCGCCGGGTCCTCACCAGCCTCAAAAAGCTTCACGCACTCCAGCTCCAAGCCGAGGGAGTCCACGAAGCGGACGCGCGGGCTGCCGCGGGCCTGCCGCTCGGCGGAGGAGGGCAGGGAACGGGCTCTCCTCCTCATAATGGGCCGGGGCTCAGGCTCGCAAGAGAAACTCCGGCGGGCGGTCCTCTCCCTCGGAGGAGCCGTGCGGGGGCTCGGGGGCCGGATCGCCACCGGGCTCCTGTGAGGGGCCTGAGGGTCGTAGACATGCTGCAGGCGGAGGGTCCTGGAAGGCCGCAACACTTCCCTCAGCCCGCCGGTGAACTGCACTGCCACTTCCAGCTTCCCAGGAGACTTGCTGCCAAACAACGACATTTTTCACGACAgctttgcaaaataaaaaaataatcatacaAAAAAGGGCTCCGTTAGtggttttaaatcattttaaactttaGTGATATCAGTTTTAATTTTAACTTGTCAGAATTATTGGGAGAAGGGGTTACGGAAACATGGCAGCTAggtttaaaatgctttgttcCAAGGTCACGTAAAATGAGACGAGAGCTGACGTAATTTTATGCAAAATCCCTGTATAAAGACGTCTGGAGGAGTCGGTCCTTGGAACAACAATTTATATGCCTATTAACTTAAACGTGCATGTTATACATGCAATCTATCGTGTGAATCAAAAGTCTGTTGCTGTAAAACTTACCGAATAAAAACGGAGGCAAATGAACATACTGAGACCAGCTGCAGACTCGGATGTGTAGAATCTCACGTCGTGCCACGCAAATCTGCTCGTCTCTGTGGCTACATCTTTGATCGCTGATATTGTCGACCGAGTCCCCAAAATTGGTGTTTTTATTGTGCATGCATAATAATCTCAATACAGTGTTTTGGTTTCGACTGCGTGAGGACTTAACCACCTCTGACCTTTATATCCTGATCCCACTGGGTAGTTTGGACGTCTAGAGAGATGGTTTATTattagaccacacacacacctcacagctgGTGACCAGAAAAGCGCGAGCTGTGGCCGTCTCCATAAATAATGTATACATGCATGACCGCATGACGCAGCGCCAAACCGCATTCAGTCCGTGGGCTGCTACCAGCACGATTagtaaatgcattaaaaacgTGCTATATATTCAGGTGTAAAACACCCGAGCGGCTTCACGTTACTCCATTTCCCACGCATCCACGGGGCTCACGGTGCGACCACAATCCCGCCTTCTAGCAACGAGACTATGGTGCGCGTGTAAATGCCTTTGGATTATTTGGGGCTTTAGAAAATCAGTGTCAGTTGGTCGCGGTATTATTTGAAGACGAAATTGCACAGACTGCCTAACTGTCTTGTTACCGATAGATGATCTGGTCGCTGCTGAATTATTTAGCGCAGCCATGTACGGTTCTGTGTACTCTGAGGATGTCGAACAGATTAGAGGGACTGATGTCAGGAAATGATTAATGGTGAGTGTATAAACACGACCGGggcacaaacaaataaatccagTCATTTCCAAATAGTGATGTCTTAAAGCAAGCGCAATTAAGTTGCGCTCAGTTTCTTGCGTAAAACATGGTTGGGTACGTGCACCTCTTCTAATACCCGTTAATGATGAAGACAGTGTTGCAGGAGCGGGCTATACACAATGGACACGATAATCTTTCATCCCACAGTCGACATAAAACGAAAATCTCAAGAAATGCCTCACGGTAAGAAATATTAACTAGATCCATTGTTTCTGCTATGCGAAATGACACTCGTCTTTCCGATTCACTTCGGTTGTGGATTTACGTATAGTAATGGCTCTGAGCTCTTCTCTGTGGACAGTTGCAGTACAGAGTACCACACTTTAGATGCCCACTGTCGAGGCTGACTGGTTTTGTTTTACTAGCGATCGAAGAAGCACAAACCCTCCTGTGCGTTCTCAAATTCCAGAAAAAGATGACAAAGATTTGGCAATCGAGAACGTAAGTGCATTGCGTAAGTTTTTATCAAAAAAAGTATGCAAATGTGCAGTTTTCATTCATATGTTGATTTGTGAGTAAAGTGTagagtaatattaataatgaataactaataattaaaatataattgagTCATTTGTCCTTGTGTCAGTAGGGATTACAGATAAGAGGTAGGAGGACAAGACCTGATCAGGTTTCAGTCATTATCACAGCTACAGCTTTGTAagatgttacatttattttatttgtcattgttgttgttgtttctgtgtgcatCGGTgcatatttcagtgttttaacaTTAAACGATGTTCTTTAGCAACCCTAGAGAAGTCATCACCAAGTCCAAGGTTTCCTTGAAGGGACCAAGGGACAGAGGTCTCAGGAAGAACCCACAGTGCAGCCGAGCACAGGGTACAGATGACGCCACTGACTCGGCGGGGCTCCCAGGCTCTTCTCCACTGTCACTTATGTGTGATCCTCCCCCGCGGCAGGAGCCGGCAACGGCCCTGGTCCAAGGTGAGGATGCAGTCTGTACATGTGTCCCGGGTGGTGCGGATACAGACGGTGGCAGCGACCTGTCTGACATGGAGAGGCTCCCAGGGCCTCCGTCTGTCACCGGCCCTCCACAGCTCCACCTGCGGGCGGAAGCCCTCGACCGCTGCGACTTCTGGGCCTCGCCACCTCCGTCTCGGGGCCTGCGGCGCCACCGTGACGGCTACCCCGACTTCCTGCCGCCGCCCTTCAACTCCTGGAGCCTCCAGCAGCTGGCCACGTACTTGAACACGGATGGCCGCGGCATCCCCCGACCCAGGCCCGCCAGCCAGCTGGAGCGGTACCTGGAGCGGCTGCTGCAGCTGGAGTGGCAACAGATCCAGACGGTGCAGGAAGAGAGCAACGTGTCCACCTGTGCTGCTCGCCACTGGCCCCAGGCCCCGCCTCACTGCAGCCTCAGCGCCCCGAAAACCATCCTCCACTGTCCGCGCGCCTTCCCCTTAGCTTTGCTCTCCTCCCTGGCTGACGCGCTGCCCGTAGGTGCCTGCCCCAGCTGCAGACACCGTTGTCATGCTGGAGACTCCGTGTGCCGCCCGCGTGCCCACCCTCACTGCTCCCACGCGAGTCCACTTCCGGAGGGGTCGGCGAGACCTGCGGCAGCGTGCAGGAGAAGCAGTAGCGAGACTCGGACTCGTCAGTTTGAGCGCACACCGGCACCTCGACATCACAGACTCAGTGACCCGTTGGACGGTAGCGGGCACCTGAAGCGCATGCAGGCCATCGGGAACATTCGGAACCCGGCGGGCGCCCCATGCGGTGCCCAGTGCGTGTCCAATACTAGAGGCCTGGAGTCCAGTGTTTTGAGGGAGAGGGGCCCCactgagggggaggggtggagacgGACCTGTGGGCAGGTAAGGGCTGGGCACATAGAGCATAAACCATCACAACGTATAAGACAGGGCTCAGAGTCACTAGGGGCTACAAGCTCAAGTGAATTGGAAAGCTCCACAGACTCAGTCATTCGTAAACCTGTTGGGAAACAGAAACGTGTTGAGTTCGTCATTACATGACATTAAAAAATTCGCATCCATACCATACttaaataattacatgtacagcattttatcttttaattgtttgtggttttgttattttgtttggtCAATACAGTTATTGcatatttccttttatttatgattatttttcaaaatttcatTTAGAATGAATCTgtattgtcttttattttattccttcGTTTGTTTACTTATGAAGGTCAAGTATTTTTCCACCAGCAATCTCTTGAATTATGGGGTGTATACATAAAAGGCAGCTTCCAGAAACTATGTTTAGTTTTGATTAATAACCCTTCACTTCTAAAATGAATTATCCTACACTTCTGTTTGGAACAGTTTATGGACATTTATACAATAATATGCAATACCTCATACTTCACGGTAGCACACTGTATTTTAACACAAAGATGAATATAAAGTTTGCAGGTTTTTTACATACTACTAATAACAGTATGTCCTattaataattacaattttgtattttattgctttgtgtAAGAAACGAGTACTTTTAAATTgtcaagtttgttttttttatggcatGGAGAAAATCTTTATTGTACCTATATCGGTTacttaaatgtttgtatatacaGCTCATTCAATGTGTCTttgtaaaatacaaataaattgcAAATATGTAGATTAATAATCGAAATCAAAGGAACATTATTATGTGTGCTGTAAAAGTAGTTAAAACTCAACAAATAATAACACAGTCCCACATCTTTCACCCAGACACTTCCAGGTTTCCTGAACCTCTA
The Electrophorus electricus isolate fEleEle1 chromosome 20, fEleEle1.pri, whole genome shotgun sequence genome window above contains:
- the ppp1r3db gene encoding protein phosphatase 1 regulatory subunit 3D — translated: MSLFGSKSPGKLEVAVQFTGGLREVLRPSRTLRLQHVYDPQAPHRSPVAIRPPSPRTAPPRERTARRSFSCEPEPRPIMRRRARSLPSSAERQARGSPRVRFVDSLGLELECVKLFEAGEDPAVPVHVMSRLLASSELATGKSLELTLPYFQPSFPGNMAGAPGFLRRLCRQRVCLETIHCSELGIAGTVQVLNQAFEKQVTVHYSFTDWKSASDSKASWVSTVHRDGAEPESDVFRFRLPVPPFILQPNVTLQFAICFQVLGEEFWDNNDGHNYKLACHTYKLIVPKECEASMVHFT